One genomic segment of Bradyrhizobium prioriisuperbiae includes these proteins:
- the rplR gene encoding 50S ribosomal protein L18: MSKLKITNARRKNRVRGQIRRTANGRPRLSVFRSSKHIYAQVIDDLKGETLASASSLEKSLREGAKTGADVDAATLVGKLVAERAVKNGVKEVIFDRGQYLYHGRVKALADAAREGGLSF; the protein is encoded by the coding sequence ATGTCGAAACTCAAGATTACGAATGCCCGGCGCAAGAATCGCGTAAGGGGTCAGATCCGCCGCACGGCGAATGGCCGTCCGCGCTTGTCGGTGTTCCGTTCGTCGAAGCATATCTATGCCCAGGTCATCGACGACCTGAAGGGCGAGACCCTGGCTTCGGCTTCGTCGCTGGAAAAGTCGCTGCGTGAGGGTGCCAAGACCGGTGCCGACGTCGATGCGGCGACCCTGGTCGGCAAGCTCGTTGCGGAACGCGCCGTGAAGAACGGCGTCAAGGAAGTGATTTTCGATCGTGGTCAGTATCTCTACCACGGTCGCGTCAAGGCACTCGCCGATGCGGCGCGTGAAGGCGGTTTGAGTTTCTAA
- the rpsC gene encoding 30S ribosomal protein S3 — MGQKINPIGLRLGINRTWDSRWYAGKNEYGKLLHEDVRIRELLHKELKQAAVARIVIERPHKKCRVTIHSARPGVVIGKKGADIDKLRKKIADITASDVVLNIVEIRKPELDATLVAESIAQQLERRVAFRRAMKRAVQSAMRLGAEGIRINCSGRLGGAEIARMEWYREGRVPLHTLRADIDYGVATAFTTFGTCGVKVWIFKGEILEHDPMAQDKRLAEGDNSRPRRDAA; from the coding sequence ATGGGTCAGAAGATCAATCCAATCGGGCTGCGTCTGGGCATCAACCGGACCTGGGATTCCCGTTGGTACGCCGGCAAGAACGAATACGGCAAGCTGTTGCATGAAGACGTCCGGATCCGCGAGCTGCTGCACAAGGAGCTGAAGCAGGCTGCTGTCGCGCGCATCGTGATCGAGCGTCCGCACAAGAAGTGCCGCGTGACCATTCATTCCGCGCGCCCCGGCGTCGTTATCGGCAAGAAGGGCGCCGACATCGACAAGCTGCGCAAGAAGATTGCGGACATCACCGCGTCCGACGTCGTTCTCAACATCGTCGAGATCCGCAAGCCCGAACTCGACGCGACCCTGGTCGCGGAATCGATCGCGCAGCAGCTCGAGCGCCGCGTCGCATTCCGTCGCGCCATGAAGCGCGCCGTGCAGTCGGCGATGCGTCTCGGTGCCGAGGGCATTCGTATCAACTGCTCGGGCCGTCTCGGCGGCGCCGAAATCGCCCGCATGGAGTGGTACCGCGAAGGTCGCGTGCCGCTGCACACGCTGCGCGCCGACATCGATTATGGCGTCGCGACCGCGTTCACCACGTTCGGCACCTGCGGCGTCAAGGTCTGGATCTTCAAGGGCGAAATCCTTGAGCACGATCCGATGGCTCAGGACAAGCGTCTCGCCGAAGGTGACAATTCGCGGCCGCGTCGCGACGCGGCTTGA
- the rplN gene encoding 50S ribosomal protein L14, with protein sequence MIQMQTNLDVADNSGARRVMCIKVLGGSKRRYATVGDIIVVSVKEAIPRGKVKKGDVMKAVVVRVAKDIRRADGSVIRFDRNAAVLINNQSEPVGTRIFGPVPRELRAKNHMKIISLAPEVL encoded by the coding sequence ATGATCCAGATGCAGACCAACCTCGACGTGGCCGATAATTCAGGCGCGCGCCGTGTCATGTGTATCAAGGTTCTTGGGGGTTCCAAGCGCCGGTACGCGACCGTCGGCGACATTATCGTCGTGTCCGTCAAGGAAGCCATTCCGCGTGGGAAGGTGAAGAAGGGCGACGTCATGAAGGCGGTCGTGGTGCGTGTGGCGAAGGATATTCGCCGCGCCGACGGCTCCGTCATCCGTTTCGACCGCAATGCGGCTGTGTTGATCAACAACCAGTCCGAGCCGGTCGGCACCCGTATCTTTGGGCCGGTGCCGCGCGAGCTGCGCGCCAAGAACCATATGAAGATCATTTCGCTCGCGCCGGAGGTGCTGTGA
- the rplC gene encoding 50S ribosomal protein L3: protein MRSGVIAQKIGMTRVFTETGEHIPVTVLKLSNCQVLGHRTKDANGYVALQLGSGARKTVYLPKAERGQFAVAKVEPKRKVAEFRVSEDALLPVGAEIQADHFVVGQFVDVTGTSVGKGFAGGMKRWNFGGLRATHGVSVSHRSIGSTGGRQDPGKTFKNKKMPGHMGVDRITTLNLRVVQTDVERGLVLVEGAVPGSKGGWITVRDAVKKPLPKDAPKPGKFKVANGGAEAAPAEAAAEKEGV from the coding sequence ATGCGTTCCGGAGTGATCGCTCAAAAGATCGGGATGACGCGGGTCTTTACGGAGACCGGTGAACATATCCCTGTGACGGTGCTGAAGTTGAGCAACTGTCAGGTGCTTGGTCATCGTACCAAGGACGCCAACGGCTATGTCGCGCTGCAGCTCGGCTCCGGCGCCCGCAAGACCGTTTATCTGCCGAAGGCCGAGCGCGGCCAGTTCGCCGTCGCCAAGGTCGAGCCGAAGCGCAAGGTCGCGGAGTTCCGTGTGTCGGAAGACGCGCTGCTCCCGGTCGGCGCCGAGATCCAGGCAGATCATTTCGTGGTTGGCCAGTTCGTCGACGTCACCGGCACCTCGGTCGGTAAGGGCTTCGCCGGCGGCATGAAGCGCTGGAACTTCGGCGGTTTGCGCGCCACGCACGGTGTGTCGGTGTCGCATCGCTCGATCGGTTCGACCGGTGGTCGTCAGGATCCCGGCAAGACCTTCAAGAACAAGAAGATGCCCGGCCACATGGGCGTCGATCGCATCACCACGCTGAACCTGCGTGTGGTGCAGACGGACGTGGAGCGCGGTCTGGTGCTGGTCGAAGGCGCCGTTCCCGGCTCCAAGGGCGGCTGGATCACGGTGCGTGACGCCGTGAAGAAGCCGCTGCCGAAGGACGCGCCGAAGCCCGGCAAGTTCAAGGTCGCCAATGGCGGCGCAGAGGCTGCACCCGCGGAAGCGGCAGCCGAGAAGGAGGGCGTGTGA
- the rplO gene encoding 50S ribosomal protein L15: protein MKLSDLADNPGSRKKRMRLGRGIGSGKGKTSGRGGKGQTARTGVRIKGFEGGQMPLHRRLPKRGFNNIFRLDLVEINLDRLQDAIDSKKIDIKETVNAEALVKAGVLRRARDGVRLLGRGEIKAKITVEVHGASKSAVAAVEKAGGSVKILAPKEPEGEQKAS, encoded by the coding sequence ATGAAGCTCAGCGATCTCGCCGATAATCCCGGCTCGCGCAAGAAGCGCATGCGGCTCGGCCGCGGCATTGGTTCCGGCAAGGGCAAGACCTCGGGCCGCGGCGGCAAGGGCCAGACCGCGCGTACCGGTGTGCGCATCAAGGGCTTTGAAGGCGGCCAGATGCCGCTGCATCGCCGTCTGCCGAAGCGCGGATTCAACAACATCTTCCGGCTGGACCTGGTAGAGATCAATCTTGATCGCCTCCAGGATGCGATCGATTCGAAGAAGATCGACATCAAGGAAACGGTCAACGCCGAGGCCTTGGTGAAGGCGGGCGTGCTGCGCCGCGCGCGCGATGGCGTGCGGCTGCTGGGTCGTGGCGAAATCAAGGCAAAGATCACCGTTGAAGTTCACGGTGCATCGAAGTCTGCCGTGGCTGCGGTCGAGAAGGCCGGCGGATCGGTCAAGATCCTGGCGCCGAAAGAGCCCGAGGGCGAGCAGAAGGCGTCGTAA
- the rpmC gene encoding 50S ribosomal protein L29 yields the protein MADLKPADIRAMSADQMDDEIVKLKKERFNLRFQRATGQLENTSRLREARRDIARVKTIAAQKRAKTK from the coding sequence ATGGCCGACCTGAAACCCGCCGACATTCGCGCGATGAGCGCCGATCAGATGGACGACGAGATCGTCAAGCTGAAGAAGGAGCGCTTCAACCTGCGCTTCCAGCGCGCCACCGGGCAGCTCGAGAACACCTCGCGTCTGCGCGAGGCCCGTCGCGATATCGCTCGCGTCAAGACCATCGCCGCGCAGAAGCGCGCGAAGACGAAGTAA
- the rpsS gene encoding 30S ribosomal protein S19, whose protein sequence is MVRSVWKGPFVEGSLLKKADAARASGRHDVIKIWSRRSTILPQFVGLTFGVYNGQKHVPVAVNEEMVGHKFGEFSPTRTFHGHSGDKKAKRA, encoded by the coding sequence ATGGTTCGTTCGGTGTGGAAAGGCCCGTTTGTCGAGGGTTCGCTGCTTAAGAAGGCAGATGCAGCCCGCGCGTCAGGCCGTCACGACGTCATCAAGATCTGGAGCCGTCGTTCGACGATCCTGCCGCAGTTCGTTGGTCTGACCTTCGGTGTCTACAACGGTCAGAAACACGTTCCGGTCGCCGTCAACGAGGAAATGGTAGGTCACAAGTTCGGCGAGTTTTCGCCGACCCGTACCTTCCATGGCCATTCGGGCGACAAGAAAGCCAAGAGGGCTTGA
- the rplV gene encoding 50S ribosomal protein L22, producing MSKPKRERSLADNEAKAIARMLRVSPQKLNLVAAMIRGKKASSALADLQFSRKRISVDVKKCLESAIANAENNHDLEVDDLIVAEAHVGKGIVMKRFAPRGRGRSGRVFKPFSQLTIVVRQVEASA from the coding sequence ATGAGCAAACCAAAGCGCGAACGGAGCCTCGCCGATAACGAGGCCAAGGCGATCGCCCGGATGCTGCGGGTGAGCCCGCAGAAGCTCAATCTGGTTGCGGCGATGATCCGCGGCAAGAAGGCGTCGTCTGCGCTCGCCGATTTGCAGTTCTCGCGCAAGCGGATCTCGGTCGACGTCAAGAAGTGCCTGGAGTCGGCGATCGCCAATGCCGAGAACAACCATGACCTCGAGGTCGACGATCTGATCGTCGCCGAGGCGCATGTCGGCAAGGGTATTGTGATGAAGCGTTTCGCGCCGCGCGGCCGTGGCCGTTCGGGACGTGTGTTCAAACCGTTCTCGCAGCTGACGATCGTGGTTCGTCAGGTCGAGGCGAGCGCTTAA
- the rpsJ gene encoding 30S ribosomal protein S10 — translation MNGQNIRIRLKAFDHRILDTSTREIVNTAKRTGAQVRGPIPLPTRIEKFTVNRSPHVDKKSREQFEMRTHKRLLDIVDPTPQTVDALMKLDLAAGVDVEIKL, via the coding sequence ATGAACGGCCAAAACATCCGCATCCGGCTCAAGGCGTTCGACCATCGAATTCTCGATACGTCGACCCGCGAGATCGTGAATACGGCGAAACGCACCGGCGCGCAGGTGCGTGGACCCATCCCGCTGCCGACGCGCATCGAGAAGTTCACCGTCAACCGTTCGCCGCACGTCGACAAGAAGAGCCGCGAGCAGTTCGAAATGCGTACGCATAAGCGCCTGCTCGACATCGTCGATCCGACGCCGCAGACGGTCGATGCTCTGATGAAGCTCGACCTGGCTGCCGGTGTCGACGTCGAAATCAAGCTTTAA
- the rpmD gene encoding 50S ribosomal protein L30 translates to MAKAAKTIKIEQVGSAIRRQADQRGTLIGLGLNKIGRVNELEDTPSVRGMIAKVQHLVRVVDEK, encoded by the coding sequence ATGGCCAAGGCCGCAAAGACCATCAAGATCGAGCAGGTTGGCAGCGCGATCCGCCGCCAGGCGGATCAGCGCGGGACGCTGATCGGCCTCGGTCTCAACAAGATCGGTCGCGTCAATGAGCTGGAGGATACGCCTTCGGTTCGTGGCATGATCGCAAAGGTTCAGCACCTCGTTCGCGTCGTCGACGAGAAGTAA
- the rpsH gene encoding 30S ribosomal protein S8, translated as MSTHDPISDLITRIRNAQMRNKPKVSTPGSKMRANVLEVLKSEGYIRGFASVEHAGGRSELEIELKYFDGEPVIREIERVSKPGRRVYASVKNLPRVNNGLGISVLSTPKGIMADHAARDANVGGEVLFTVF; from the coding sequence ATGTCCACGCACGATCCGATCAGCGATCTCATCACCCGCATCCGCAACGCGCAGATGCGTAACAAGCCGAAGGTTTCGACCCCGGGCTCGAAGATGCGCGCCAACGTGCTCGAAGTGCTGAAGAGCGAAGGCTACATTCGTGGCTTCGCCAGCGTCGAGCATGCCGGCGGCCGCAGCGAGCTGGAGATCGAGCTGAAGTATTTCGATGGTGAGCCTGTGATCCGCGAGATCGAGCGGGTGTCCAAGCCGGGCCGGCGTGTCTACGCCTCGGTGAAGAACCTGCCGCGCGTCAACAATGGCCTCGGCATTTCAGTGCTTTCCACGCCGAAGGGAATTATGGCTGACCACGCCGCGCGCGACGCGAATGTGGGCGGCGAAGTTCTCTTCACGGTGTTCTAA
- the rplD gene encoding 50S ribosomal protein L4, with the protein MELNVTTLEGKAAGSVQLSDEIFGLEPRIDIIQRCVNWQLAKRQAGTHKAKGRAEIWRTGKKMYKQKGTGGARHGSARVPQFRGGGRAFGPVVRSHAFDLPKKVRALALKHALSAKAKDGGLIVIDNADLKDGKTKGLIAHFSGLGLTNALIIDGAEVNTGFAAAARNIPNIDVLPIQGINVYDILRRQKLVLTKAALDALEARFK; encoded by the coding sequence ATGGAACTGAACGTCACCACGCTCGAAGGTAAGGCGGCCGGATCGGTGCAGCTGTCGGACGAGATCTTCGGTCTTGAGCCGCGCATCGACATCATCCAGCGCTGCGTCAACTGGCAGCTCGCCAAGCGCCAGGCCGGAACCCACAAGGCCAAGGGCCGTGCGGAGATCTGGCGTACCGGCAAGAAGATGTACAAGCAGAAGGGCACCGGCGGTGCTCGTCACGGCTCGGCCCGCGTGCCGCAGTTCCGCGGCGGTGGTCGCGCGTTCGGTCCGGTGGTGCGCAGCCATGCGTTCGACCTGCCGAAGAAGGTTCGCGCGCTCGCGCTCAAGCATGCTCTCTCGGCCAAGGCCAAGGACGGTGGGCTGATCGTGATCGACAATGCCGACCTCAAGGACGGCAAGACCAAGGGCCTGATCGCTCACTTCTCCGGTCTGGGTCTCACCAACGCGCTGATTATCGACGGCGCCGAAGTGAACACCGGGTTCGCGGCTGCTGCGCGCAACATTCCGAATATCGACGTGCTGCCGATCCAGGGCATCAACGTCTACGACATTCTGCGTCGTCAGAAGCTGGTGCTGACGAAGGCTGCACTCGATGCGTTGGAGGCGCGCTTCAAATGA
- the rplB gene encoding 50S ribosomal protein L2: MALKKFNPTTPGQRQLVMVDRSALYKGKPVKTLTEGKRSSGGRNATGRITVRFRGGGHKQSYRIVDFKRSKLDVPATVERLEYDPNRTAFLALIKYQDGEQAYILAPQRLAVGDTVIAGSYVDVKPGNVMPLGNMPIGTIVHNIELKIGKGGQIARSAGTYAQIVGRDQDYVIMRLNSGEQRLVHGRCTGTIGAVSNPDHMNISIGKAGRNRWLGRKPHNRGVSMNPIDHPHGGGEGRTSGGRHPVTPWGFPTKGKKTRKNKSTARFILASRHKRKK; this comes from the coding sequence ATGGCATTGAAAAAATTCAACCCCACGACGCCGGGCCAGCGCCAGCTGGTGATGGTCGATCGTTCCGCCCTCTACAAGGGCAAGCCGGTCAAGACGCTCACCGAGGGCAAGCGTTCGTCCGGCGGACGCAACGCAACCGGCCGCATCACCGTGCGTTTCCGCGGCGGTGGCCACAAGCAGTCGTACCGCATCGTCGACTTCAAGCGTTCGAAGCTCGATGTGCCGGCGACGGTCGAGCGGCTGGAATACGATCCGAACCGCACCGCGTTCCTCGCCCTGATCAAGTATCAGGACGGTGAGCAGGCCTACATCCTGGCGCCGCAGCGCCTGGCAGTCGGCGATACCGTGATCGCGGGCAGCTATGTCGACGTGAAGCCGGGCAATGTCATGCCGCTGGGCAACATGCCGATCGGCACCATTGTCCACAATATCGAGCTGAAGATCGGGAAGGGCGGGCAGATCGCTCGCTCCGCCGGTACCTACGCTCAGATCGTCGGCCGCGATCAGGACTACGTCATCATGCGCCTGAACTCGGGCGAGCAGCGCCTGGTCCACGGCCGCTGCACGGGCACCATCGGTGCGGTGTCGAACCCGGACCACATGAACATTTCGATCGGCAAGGCCGGTCGCAACCGCTGGCTCGGCCGCAAGCCGCACAACCGCGGTGTTTCGATGAACCCGATCGACCATCCGCACGGCGGCGGCGAAGGCCGCACCTCGGGCGGCCGTCACCCGGTCACGCCGTGGGGCTTCCCGACCAAGGGCAAGAAGACCCGCAAGAACAAGTCAACCGCGAGATTCATCCTCGCCAGCCGCCACAAGCGGAAGAAGTAA
- the rplP gene encoding 50S ribosomal protein L16, producing the protein MLQPKRTKFRKAHKGRIHGVASSGATLSFGQYGLKAMEPERVTARQIEAARRALTRHMKRAGRVWIRVFPDVPVSKKPAEVRMGSGKGTPELWVARVKPGRILFEIDGVTNQTAKEALTLAAAKLPIKTRFVARIAE; encoded by the coding sequence ATGTTGCAACCAAAGCGCACAAAGTTTCGCAAGGCGCATAAGGGCCGGATCCACGGCGTGGCGTCGTCCGGCGCGACGCTGTCGTTCGGCCAGTATGGGCTGAAGGCGATGGAGCCGGAGCGTGTTACCGCGCGCCAGATCGAGGCCGCCCGCCGCGCCCTGACCCGTCACATGAAGCGTGCCGGCCGCGTCTGGATCCGTGTTTTCCCGGACGTTCCGGTGTCGAAGAAGCCCGCCGAAGTGCGCATGGGTTCCGGCAAGGGAACGCCGGAATTGTGGGTCGCGCGCGTTAAGCCGGGCCGTATCCTGTTCGAGATCGACGGCGTCACCAATCAGACGGCGAAGGAAGCGTTGACGCTGGCTGCCGCCAAGCTGCCGATCAAGACGCGCTTCGTTGCGCGCATTGCGGAGTGA
- the rplF gene encoding 50S ribosomal protein L6, whose protein sequence is MSRVGKRPVPVPSGVTATVEGQTVKMKGPKGQLQFIVHDDVAVKLDNGAIKVDPRFETKRARSLYGTARAQVANLVEGVTKGFEKKLEITGVGYRAALQGKNLQLALGYSHDVVYPIPDGITIVTPKPTEIVITGNDIQRVGQVAAEIRGYRPPEPYKGKGVKYAGEFIFRKEGKKK, encoded by the coding sequence ATGTCCCGCGTTGGCAAACGACCAGTACCGGTGCCGTCGGGCGTGACCGCGACCGTCGAAGGGCAGACCGTCAAGATGAAGGGGCCGAAGGGCCAGCTTCAGTTCATCGTTCACGATGACGTTGCGGTAAAGCTCGACAACGGAGCGATCAAGGTCGATCCGCGTTTCGAGACCAAGCGCGCGCGCTCGCTGTACGGCACCGCCCGTGCGCAGGTCGCGAACCTGGTCGAAGGCGTCACCAAGGGTTTCGAGAAGAAGCTCGAGATCACCGGCGTAGGCTACCGCGCCGCGCTGCAGGGCAAGAACCTGCAGCTCGCGCTCGGTTACAGCCACGACGTGGTGTATCCGATCCCGGACGGCATCACGATCGTGACTCCGAAGCCGACCGAAATCGTCATCACCGGCAACGACATTCAGCGTGTCGGCCAGGTCGCCGCCGAGATTCGCGGCTATCGTCCGCCGGAGCCCTACAAGGGCAAGGGCGTGAAGTACGCCGGCGAATTCATCTTCCGCAAGGAAGGCAAGAAGAAGTAA
- a CDS encoding 50S ribosomal protein L23 produces the protein MTIDAKHYDVIVAPVITEKATTASEHNKVVFKVVVKATKPQIKEAVEKLFDVKVKSVNTIVRKGKTKVFRGTFGTQSDSKRAVVTLEEGHRIDVTTGL, from the coding sequence ATGACAATCGATGCGAAGCATTACGACGTGATCGTCGCGCCGGTCATCACCGAAAAGGCGACGACGGCCTCGGAGCACAACAAGGTTGTGTTCAAGGTGGTGGTGAAGGCGACCAAGCCGCAGATCAAGGAAGCGGTTGAGAAGCTGTTCGACGTCAAGGTCAAGAGCGTGAACACGATCGTGCGCAAGGGCAAGACCAAGGTCTTCCGCGGCACCTTCGGCACGCAGTCGGACTCAAAGCGCGCGGTCGTGACCCTCGAAGAGGGCCACCGCATCGACGTTACGACCGGACTGTAA
- the rpsE gene encoding 30S ribosomal protein S5 — protein MAGERERGGRDRNNREERDSEFVDKLVHINRVAKVVKGGKRFGFAALVVIGDQKGRVGFGHGKAREVPEAIRKATDSAKRNLTRVPLREGRTLHHDIAGRHGAGKVYLRAAPPGTGIIAGGPMRAVFESLGVQDVVAKSIGSSNPYNMVRATFDALKHQDSPRSVASRRNLKVSVLQSRRVGGDAEAAAD, from the coding sequence ATGGCAGGTGAACGCGAACGCGGCGGCCGCGACCGGAACAATCGTGAAGAGCGCGACAGCGAGTTTGTCGACAAGCTCGTTCACATCAACCGTGTCGCCAAGGTCGTGAAGGGCGGTAAGCGCTTCGGTTTCGCAGCGCTGGTCGTCATCGGCGACCAGAAGGGCCGGGTCGGTTTCGGCCACGGCAAGGCGCGCGAAGTTCCGGAAGCGATCCGCAAGGCGACGGACTCGGCGAAGCGCAACCTCACGCGGGTGCCGCTGCGCGAAGGCCGTACGCTGCATCATGACATTGCCGGCCGTCACGGTGCGGGCAAAGTGTATCTGCGCGCGGCTCCTCCCGGCACCGGCATCATCGCCGGCGGCCCGATGCGTGCCGTGTTCGAGAGCCTCGGCGTCCAGGACGTGGTGGCGAAGTCGATCGGTTCGTCGAACCCCTACAACATGGTTCGCGCCACCTTCGACGCGCTGAAGCACCAGGATTCGCCGCGTTCGGTTGCTTCGCGCCGCAATCTCAAGGTTTCGGTTCTGCAGTCGCGCCGCGTCGGCGGCGATGCTGAAGCGGCCGCGGACTAA
- the rpsN gene encoding 30S ribosomal protein S14, with translation MAKKSSIEKNNRRQRMTKNAAEKRAKLKAIIADKKLPLEERFAATLKLAEMPRNSSATRIRNRCEITGRPRSVYRKNKLSRIALREYGSKGLVPGLVKSSW, from the coding sequence ATGGCGAAGAAGAGTTCGATCGAGAAGAACAACCGTCGTCAGCGGATGACGAAGAACGCGGCTGAAAAGCGTGCGAAATTGAAGGCGATCATCGCCGACAAGAAGCTGCCGCTGGAAGAGCGTTTTGCGGCCACGCTGAAGCTTGCCGAGATGCCGCGCAATTCGTCGGCGACCCGCATTCGCAACCGTTGCGAAATCACGGGCCGGCCGCGCTCGGTCTACCGCAAGAACAAACTCAGCCGTATCGCGCTGCGCGAATATGGCTCCAAGGGCCTGGTTCCGGGCCTCGTGAAGTCGAGCTGGTAA
- the rpsQ gene encoding 30S ribosomal protein S17 → MPKRTLQGVVVSDKQDKTVVVRVDRRFTHPIYKKTIRRSKNYHAHDENNAFKPGDQVWIEESKPISKLKRWTVVQGEKTKTA, encoded by the coding sequence ATGCCGAAACGAACTCTGCAAGGCGTCGTCGTCAGCGACAAGCAGGACAAGACGGTTGTGGTGCGCGTCGATCGTCGCTTCACCCACCCGATCTACAAGAAGACGATTCGCCGTTCCAAGAACTACCACGCGCACGACGAGAACAACGCGTTCAAGCCGGGCGACCAGGTGTGGATCGAGGAAAGCAAGCCGATCTCGAAGTTGAAGCGCTGGACGGTTGTCCAGGGCGAAAAGACGAAAACAGCTTAA
- the rplX gene encoding 50S ribosomal protein L24: MAAKIRKGDKVVVLSGRDKGRTGEVFEVRPSESRALVRGVNLVKRHQKQTQAQEGGIISKESPIHLSNIAIVAKDGKPTRVGFKILADGKKVRVAKRTGAEIDG, translated from the coding sequence ATGGCTGCCAAGATCCGGAAGGGCGACAAGGTCGTCGTGCTGTCGGGACGCGACAAGGGTCGCACCGGCGAAGTGTTCGAGGTGCGTCCGAGCGAGAGCCGAGCGCTGGTGCGCGGCGTTAATCTCGTCAAGCGCCACCAGAAGCAGACCCAGGCCCAGGAAGGCGGCATCATCTCCAAGGAGTCGCCGATCCACCTGTCCAACATCGCCATCGTTGCCAAGGACGGCAAGCCGACCCGCGTCGGCTTCAAGATCCTGGCCGACGGCAAGAAGGTGCGCGTTGCCAAGCGCACGGGAGCTGAGATCGATGGCTGA
- the rplE gene encoding 50S ribosomal protein L5, protein MAETVNVPRLRAQYDKEIRTKLTEQFGYANVMQVPTLSKVVLNMGVGEAVNDRKKVELAAADLALIAGQKPIVTYSRMAIATFKLRENQPIGAKVTLRKVRMYEFIDRLVNIALPRVRDFRGLNPKSFDGRGNYSLGIKEHLIFPEIDYDKSGETWGMDITVCTTARTDDEARALLTAFNFPFRQ, encoded by the coding sequence ATGGCTGAGACCGTGAACGTGCCGCGCCTGCGCGCGCAGTATGACAAGGAAATCCGAACCAAGCTCACCGAGCAGTTCGGTTACGCGAACGTCATGCAGGTGCCGACCTTGAGCAAGGTCGTCCTCAACATGGGCGTCGGCGAAGCTGTCAACGACCGTAAGAAGGTCGAACTGGCTGCTGCCGATCTCGCGCTGATCGCCGGTCAGAAGCCGATCGTGACCTATTCACGGATGGCGATCGCGACCTTCAAGCTGCGCGAAAACCAGCCGATCGGCGCCAAGGTGACGCTGCGCAAGGTCCGCATGTACGAGTTCATCGATCGCTTGGTGAACATCGCATTGCCCCGCGTGCGCGACTTCCGTGGCCTCAATCCGAAGAGCTTCGACGGCCGCGGCAACTATTCGCTCGGCATCAAGGAGCACCTCATTTTCCCGGAAATCGACTACGATAAGTCCGGCGAGACCTGGGGCATGGACATTACGGTTTGCACCACCGCGCGGACCGACGACGAAGCGCGGGCGCTGTTGACCGCATTCAATTTCCCTTTCCGGCAGTGA